One window of Myxocyprinus asiaticus isolate MX2 ecotype Aquarium Trade chromosome 6, UBuf_Myxa_2, whole genome shotgun sequence genomic DNA carries:
- the LOC127442945 gene encoding gastrula zinc finger protein XlCGF64.1-like isoform X4: protein MDFIKEEREDMGYPEPYRVKNEDTEEQIDLMEVKEEIEQLKEVEEQQYQKPSNITPGEKLFSCSQTEQNSSQQTKACIRIHTAGKNYSCPQCGESFTRKDYLRIHLRFHAKDKPIACLQCGMRFKYQVNLNRHMTVHTGERPFICPHCEKGFAYSKCLENHLHDQHPGAKSSNCDECDKNVMVASNEKPHLCSLCGKSFLCLHRFKEHQEIHCGKAYVCPECGDAFAGAGNLKMHQRIHIKDKPFTCSQCGKCFTHLAALKTHDKVHNEEKPSCVKSYTRSNHFKKHSGKMSQ, encoded by the coding sequence acctgatggaagtgaaagaagAAATTGAACAACTGAAGGAAGTGGAGGAGCAACAGTATCAGAAACCTTCTAATATCACACCTGGAGAGAAATTATTTAGTTGCTCACAGACAGAACAGAATTCCTCACAACAAACAAAGGCTTGTATAAGAATTCACACCGCTGGGAAGAATTACTCATGTCCTCAGTGTGGAGAGAGTTTCACACGTAAAGATTATCTAAGGATTCACTTAAGATTTCATGCTAAAGATAAGCCTATTGCATGCCTCCAGTGTGGAATGAGATTCAAATATCAAGTAAACCTTAATAGGCACATGAcagttcacactggagaaaggCCGTTCATATGCCCTCACTGTGAAAAGGGTTTCGCATATTCAAAATGTCTTGAAAATCATCTGCACGATCAGCACCCTGGAGCAAAGTCATCAAACTGTGATGAGTGTGATAAAAATGTTATGGTGGCATCAAATGAGAAACCCCATTTGTGTTCCTTATGTGGAAAAAGTTTTTTATGCTTGCACCGTTTTAAAGAGCACCAGGAAATCCATTGTGGGAAAGCTTATGTGTGCCCTGAGTGTGGCGATGCCTTTGCAGGAGCTGGCAACTTGAAGATGCACCAAAGAATCCATATTAAAGATAAGCCTTTCACGTGCTCACAATGTGGAAAGTGTTTCACTCATTTAGCAGCCCTGAAAACTCATGATAAAGTGCATAATGAAGAGAAGCCTTCATGTGTGAAGAGTTACACCAGATCGAATCATTTCAAAAAGCATTCTGGAAAAATGTCACAGTGA